GTTTACCCTCTTGACCTGCAAGTGGAGAATCGTTTACTGCATAAACAACAGTAAGTGTTGGCTCTTCAATGTGCATTGGATCAAGTGCTACCGGATTAACAGGATCACAAACAGTATCACCAACATCAACAGTTTCCATACCAGCGAAAGCAACAATGTCGCCAGCTTCAGCTTGGTCAATCTCCATACGGTTAAGACCGTGGAAACCGATCAGTTTTGTAATACGTCCTTTTACGATCTCGCCGTCAGCTTTTGCAAGAGCTACTTGATCACCTTTGTTAACTGTACCGTTGAAGATACGGCTGATACCGATTTTACCTACATAGTTATCATAGTCAAGTGTAAATACTTGCGCTTGGAAATCGTTATCTGCACTTCCTTCCGGCTCAGGAATCTCATTGAGAATAGTCTCAAAAATACATTCGAAGTCACCATCTGGCTCTTCCATGTCTAATTTTGCGATTCCGTTACGAGCAGCAGCATAAATGATAGGGAAATCAAGTTGATCATCAGTTGCATCCATATCAGAAAAAAGGTCAAACATCTCATCTACAACACGCTCTGGTTCAGCTGAAGGTTTGTCAATTTTATTAATAACAACGATAGGTTTTTTACCAAGTGCTAGCATCTTTTTAACAACAAATTTTGTTTGAGGCATAACACCTTCATACGCGTCAACAAGTACTAAAACACCGTCAACCATTTTAAGAACACGTTCAACTTCTCCACCAAAGTCGGCGTGACCCGGAGTATCGATAATGTTAATTTTATGATCTTTATATCTGATTGCCGTGTTTTTAGAAAGAATCGTGATACCACGCTCTTTTTCTAGAGCGTTGCTATCCATCGCTCTTTCATCATGATGTTCGTGAGAACCAAATGTACCAGATTGCTCTAAAAGCCCATCAACCAAAGTTGTTTTACCGTGGTCAACGTGTGCAATAACTGCAATGTTTCTAATCTTTTGCAAGTGTGTTCCTTTTTAAGGCTAAATATTTTCGCAATTATACCCTAATTTAGGTTAGAAACTTGTAAAAATATGTTATACTCATTCAATAAGTAGTTTATTTTTTTCTTTTAAAAACCCCAAAAACATATATTTTTTGACCTATTCTTTTATAAATCAAACTTAAAAATAATTAGAAAGTCAGTGATGCAAAAAATTCAATATCCCATTATTTTAAACATTATCTTTGAAAAGTTAAATCTGTTCGGTATAAAACCTGTGATTATTGGTGGTTATATACGTGATCATTTACTTCAAAACGATTCAAAAGACATAGATATTGAACTTTATAACGTTGAAAACATCGATCAAGTAGAAGATATTCTCAAAGAATTCGGTAGTGTAAACGAAGTAGGTAAGGCATTTTGTGTTATTAAACTCAATATTGAAGATCTTGATCTCGATTTTTCACTTCCAAGGATCGATAGTAAAATAGGATCCGGGCATCGCGGCTTTAAAATAACAACCGATTCGCATCTTGATTTCAAAACTGCTACTAGCAGACGAGACTTTACGATCAATGCTGTAGGATATGATGTTATTGAGCACAAACTGCTTGACCCATTCGGCGGTATTGAGGATCTGACTAACAAACAACTAAAAGCGGTAGATCTCAATAAATTTGCCGAAGATCCGCTACGTGTATTTCGGGCAATACAGTTTGCCTCAAGGTTTGAACTGGAGATTGATGAAAAGCTTTTACATCTATGTAAAATAATGGTAGATAACAATCAACTAAACTTTTTATCTAAAGAGAGAATCTTTGCAGAAATTGAAAAACTTCTTTTAAAATCTAAAAATCCTTCAAGTGGTTTTATTTTTCTAAAAAATATTGGTCTCTTTAAAATGTTCGTGGAGTTTAATACTCTCAGTCATGAAGAGTTTATTGAAGTTATTACATTACTGGACAACTATAAAAGATCTTCTGAATTTACTAACAAACTCTCACTCATAACCATGTTTGTCATTCTCACCTCAAAGTTTCAAATAAGGGATATAGAGATTTTTTTACACCGTCTGACAGACGATAAAGAGATTATTCATAAAGTACTCAATATCCATAATTTTATAAGGACTCCGAGTTATACTCTGTCAATGAGGATTGATAAAAAAGTATTAGAAAGCTATCTTCAATCAATTCAAATGAAAAACTATAAAGCATTTATGGATATGGTAGAACCAAAAATAAAAGGGAAAGATCTTATAGCTCAGGGAATTAAACCCTCTGTAGAATTTTCAGAAATTTTGGAGGAAAAATACCAAAAACAGATAAAAGGCTATTTATCGTAAGTCTAACGTTTTTTCTATGCTATTGATTTTATAAACGTTTTCTATCGCTGTTTCTATCGCTTTTATTAAACGTGAGTGATAGATATCTTTTTGCTCATCATCATAATCGTTTATGATATCTCTATAAGTTTCTACAAACTGCTGCATCAACTCTATTGCTGTGACAGAAATTTTTATTGAACCTGCAGCTAACAAAACTAACTCGAAAGCTTTTTTCTTTTTAGAATCCGTATCGTCGGCTTTGAGGTAAAGTTCCCCTTTCTCATTGAGAGGAGTAACAAGCTTTTTTAATACTTCGTTCAAGCCGATTGCAGAGAGTTCAAAGTCTTTCATGCCGTTTTTGACATAAAGCCTCATATCACTCAAATTCATTTTGGAAATTTTATCAATCATTTTTGGATCAATACTTCCCTTTTTATGGAAAACATTTTTTATCGATCCAAAAATATTTTTCATCATCTTACTAACTTTGAATAATTTTAGAACTATCAATCTCTATAACAGTATGTACGTTTCCTCTTGGTTTGAAATCAGCTGTTAATTTCATATATTTAGGCTTGATCTTATTATATATTACATCGTAAATTTCATTTGCTGAATTTTCATGAGAGATATAACGTCCCATAAATGAGTTGATATAAAGCTTCAATGCTTTAAGTTCTACAACATATTCATCCGGCGTGTATTCCAAATAAATTGTAGCAAAATCCGGATATCCGCTTCTTGGACAAAGTGCCATAAATTCCGGTAAAGTTACTTTTATAAGATACTCTTTTTTATTTTCGTTAGGCCAGATCTCAAGATCTTTTTCAACGTCAAACTCACGTATCTCTTTTTCTCCATATTTCATATTAAACCCCTATTTTTCGTAAAACTTATCAATTTCAGATATATATCTGCCTTGGATAAAATCTATACCTAATTCATTAACCAAATTATATCCATCTTTCTCTTCAATATTTTTTATCCAAGTTTTTATATTTTTATCATGTGCCATCTTATTAAAACCGTCAAGTATATTTTTACTTTTTTCCATCTTCTCATAACGGGAATAATAAGTATCAAAACGGATGAAGTCTATATCTAGTTCTCTGAGATATAAAAAACTTGTATGAATCGAACCTATTCTATCTATTCCTACAGATATATTGTATTCTTTTAAAGAGTGAATAATAGTGTTATATCTGTTAGTATGTGAAAAATATTCCATCTCATATAACACAAAAATGATTCCCAAATTTTTCTTATCTTTCATAAGCTCTTTTACTTTAGACAAGAACTTTTCATTTCTCAAAGTTGTAGGAAAAATATTTATAGCAACTTTTCCTTCATTGCCGCATAAAGAGACTATATGTTCAAAAACCATTAAATCATATTCGACACCGAGTCCAAATTTGTTAATTATTTTTATAAATGTTTTTGGAAAAATATATTTTCCGTTATTAGCTTTTAATTTAACAAAACACTCTTTAAAACGTTCATTTTTTCCTATAACATCTTGCGAGCTGATTAATAGTTTACTATTCTTGATTGCACCGATAACCATAGATTCTAACTCATTAGGATCAATATTATCTTCTTTAGTATTCTCTTTTGATAATCTATTTCCTTCTTGAATCTCAAGAAGGTTTTCAAGAAGATAGTCTAAATTTTTAGAGTAGTTTATATCTGTGATACCGCCTGATATCTTTACCTCTATATCACCTACTTTGAACTCTACACTTTTAAGGCACATAAGGTCTAAAACTGTTTTATAGTCCTCTTTATTTCCATCCAAACCTACTAAAAAATCTCCGCCTCTAAAATGACCTATAGGAAATCCTTCGATTCCCTCGTTTTTAAGATAATCAGCAATCCATCTAGCAACTTTTTTTAAAACTTTATCCCCGTTTTTTATTCCATATAGATTATTGATATCACCTAAATTATCTATACTGATTAAAATCAGAGTGTAATGTTTTTTCTTTTTTATTTCCGATTTTAAATACTTAAATAGATATTCACGTGCAAATGTTTTTGTAACGTCATCCGTAATTTTTACGTTAAAACCATTATATATGAGATAAAAAATAAAATAGACTGTAAAAACTAAAAGGAAAATTGCTTCAATATAAAATGAAGGTTCTAACGTAGTATAGTTTGTTATAAGAGTGTGGGAAATAAAAGCGACAATAAGTGCAAAGATAGGAAGTCCCATTCTAAGCGCTAACTTAAAACGGTATTCCCTCTCTTTTGTTTGTGGTAAAAGCATTATACGTCTAGATGTTTTACATCTTTTGCATGAGTTTCAATATAGTTTCTACGAGGTTCAACTTCATCACCCATAAACAGTGTAAATGCATCTGAAGCAGCCTCTGCATCATCTATAGTTACTTGAAGAAGTACACGATTCTCAGGAGTCATAGTTGTTTCCCATAATTGATCAGGATTCATCTCACCAAGACCTTTGTAACGTTGAATATATGCACCTTTTTTCGCATAATCTTTAATATCTTCTAGTACTTCTAAAACATCTTTGTCAAAAGAGATATCCCAGTCGTTGATCTTTCTGTAAACATAATCAGCTTCACTAAAGTGTGGTGCAGCGAAAAGTTCATCATTTACTAATAACTCTTCCATCCCACCTTCAGTTTGAACAAACAGATGAATCTCGTTTGTTTCTTCATTAAGTGTATGTGTAAGAATATTATTATTGATTGAATCCAAGAAAGTTTTAATATCTTCAAACATATCTTTTGCCGGCTTAGCAATGATATCCGGATTTTCAATAAAATGACGGATCAGTTTAACTAATGCATAACGACGTTCTAGTGCTTCTAATGATCCTGCATAATGATCAACCATTTTGAAAAATGCTACAAGATCGTTATGTCCTACACCCTCGATCTCTAAAGACTCAACACCGTTGTCGATTAAATAATCATTCATGATACGATCATCTTTGAAATAGATCTCTTTTTTACCTTTTTTGTAACGATAAAGAGGTGGCTGTGCAAGATATAAATAACCGTTTTCTACAATATTTCTAAAATAACGGAAGAAGAATGTAAGTAACAATGTCTGGATGTGACTACCATCAACATCGGCATCGGTCATGATAATGATTTTGTGATAACGCAGTTTTTCTTCATTATACTCTTCGCCGATACCACAACCCATAGCAGTGATCATGTTAGTAATCTCATCAGACTTTAAGATCTTGTCTAAACGCGCTTTTTCAACATTTAAGATCTTACCTTTAAGCGGTAAAATTGCTTGGAAAACACGATCACGTCCCATTTTAGCCGAACCGCCCGCAGAATCCCCTTCCACCAGGTAAAGTTCACAGATAGAAGCATCTTTACTTTGACAATCAGCCAGTTTACCAGGAAGTGTTCCAACACTCATAACATCTTTACGACGTGTTAGCTCTCTTGCTTTTTTTGCAGCTTCACGACCGCGAGCAGCCATCAGTGCTTTAGCAACGATCGCTTTTGCTTCAATCGGATTTTCTTCAAAATACTTGCTTAACGCTTCACCTGTGGCTTTTTGAACTAGTGGACGTACATAAGTATTTCCTAGTTTTCCTTTTGTTTGACCTTCAAATTGAGGTTCAGGTACACGAACTGAAACGATTGCAATAAGACCCTCTTTAACATCATCACCAGAGATCTTTACATCTTTCTCTTTCGCAGCACCGTTATTTGCATTATATGTTGAGATAACACGCGTTAAACCAGCTCTAAAACCAGCTTCGTGAGTACCACCGTTTGGAGTACGGATATTATTTACAAATGAAGCAAATTTTTCATCATAAGCATCGTTGTACATGAAAGCAACATCGTATTCGATATCTTCAGCTTTTCCTGTATAGAAGAAAACAGGTGCAACTGTTTGCTTTTTATTCATATCTTCAACATATTGAGAGATACCACCTTCAAAGTGATACACCTCTTTTTGTCCGCTTCTTTCGTCGTTAAATTTGATAGTGATAAATGGATTTAAGTATGCTAGTTCTTTAAATCTTTTTGCTAAATATTCATATTCAAAAGTTACAGTTTCTGTAAAGATCGAAGGATCGGCACTAAATTCAATTGTAGTACCAGATTTTCTTGTTGTTCCTGTAACTTCTAAAGCTTGTTGTGGGATACCTTTTTTAAAGTCTTGCTCATGGATCTGACCGTTTCTGTGAATAGTCATATGAAGATCAGATGAAAGTGCATTTACAACAGATACACCAACCCCGTGAAGACCACCAGAAACTTTATAAGTATCTTTATCGAACTTACCACCGGCATGAAGAACTGTTAAAACAACAGTAGCCGCACTCATACCTTCTGTCGGGTGCATATCTGTCGGAATACCACGACCATTATCTTGTACACGACATTTCCCATCTTTTGTAAGTGTTACTTCAATAGTATCACAATGTCCTGCCATTGCCTCATCGATAGAGTTATCAATAACTTCATATACTAAGTGATGAAGACCTCTGTGACCTGTATCTCCAATATACATACCAGGACGTTTACGAACAGCTTCTAAACCTTTTAGAACCTTAATGTTACTAGCACCGTAATTTTGTTCCATTTATTTACTCCAAATACTACTAATTTAGCATAATTATAGATATTCTATCGAAAAAAATATAAAAGTTAGATTTATAGGGTTTTATAAGTAAAATATATCTATTTTTAAAATTCTATATTCAATACTATGCCAAAATCTTGTTCTTTAGCTATTATTGGTCGTGCTTGATATATATAAATTTCTTGTTGTTTTATTGAATGCATAGGCTGATAGGTTTCAAATTTTACAGTAACATGAAGATCAAAAGTATCACTTAGACTATTAGAAATACTTCCTATTGGGTTTAATAAAAAATAACTGATATTTCCTAAAACTTTAGAGTTAAGTACTCTTCCTTCATTTTTATCAATCTTTTTTTCTAAACTATAAAAATATTCACCAAAAAATAAACCAAGAATGGGTGTAGAGATAAGATCTTGCCATGAGGGAATTTCTGCAACCGACTCATAACCATATTCCCACATAAACGTTGATAAGAAAGCAGAATATAAAAATGAACCTTCCTTAGATATTCCGTAATCTCTTGCTGCCATATAGTACCATGCACCAGTAAAAGAATGTCCTACATAGTTGACAACAAAACTATCTTTGTCCCATACAGGACCTTTTTTTATATTATTCTCCCATCTTTGACCAAGAGATTTTTTTCTTAATTCACTTTTATCCCATTTTGAAACTGATTCAGGTAAAAGGTAAATAACACCAACTGATCCAATCATGAGTATTTGAGTATAAAACGTACTTTCCGCTAATCTTCTTTGAGGTTGTGTTAATTGTTTGTTTATATTGATATTTTTGGGACTGTAATCTGTTTTTTGTTCAAGAAAAGTGTATGTAGGTTTTAGTAATAAATTTTTGTTGTAGAGTTTAATTTTTTTATTTATATTATCGGGATTTAAATTGACATTTTCACTCCCGTATAAAAAAATATACGAAAGTAAAAAAAGAGGTAAAAAAAATTTTGCCATGAATGCAATTTATTAGATAACGATTGGCATTACCACTGTTATAAAATTTTCATCACTTAAAATAAACGGAAGATTTCCTTCATTTAATTTCATAGTAAACTCTGAAGAGTTGATAGAATTTAAGAAATCAAGTAAATATCTTGAATTAATAGCTATCGAGAACGGTTCAGAAAAACCTGTTGAAATAGAGATTTCCGTTTTAGCTTCGATATTGTCATCACTTAAAGACTCAAAAGTGATGCCATTGCTAGAAAACGTGATTTTCACATCTGTAGAGATTGTAGTGATTTGTTTGATAGAATCTATCATATTTGCTTTTGGTAAAACAAGATTGTATTTTGTTTCTTTAGGGATAATTCTAGAATATTCAGGGAATTTTCCGTTAATAAGTTTTGTAAAGAACGTGTATTGGTTAGAGTGAATAATCAAGTTTGTTTGATCGTAATAAAGTTCAATATTGTCAAAAAACAGTTTTTGAATTTCAACAATAGCCTTTTTAGGGATGATAATTGAAAGTTGATTATCACTGCTGTTAGTAATATTTACAACAGCTAGTCTTCTTGTATCTGTAGAAGCAAAGTTAATTGAATCGTTTTGAATATCTATAAGAGCACCGTTTAATTCAAACTTTGGATTGTTTGTGTCGATTGCAGGTGTGATCTTTTTTAATGATTCGATTAAAGTATGTGACTCAATAGAGATACGTGATTTGTTTTCATATGTTGGGAATTCAGGAAAATCTTCATGTGAAAAAGTTGGTAGTTTGAATTTAGAACTTCCTTGTTCAATATGAAGCATACCGTTTCTAACTTCTAAATTAATATTTCCATCTTTTAAAATTCTTACAATGTCCAAGAATTTCTTACCGTTAGAAGTGATGCTACCTTCTTGTTCAATATTGATATCGTTAATTGTTACTAAGAAACCTATTTCATAATCTGTAGCTTTTAGAGTAAGTTGATTATTACTAGCATTTAAAAAGACATGAGATGTAATTTGTGAAGTATCTTTTTTTTCTAAGAAAGGTCCAGCATGAATAAGTATATTTTCAAGTATAGATTTCGATATAGTAATTTTCATATAAATTTCCCTATATATTTATATTTTTTTAGTAGTTAGTAGTAGGTGATCGTGAATATGTGAAAACAGATTCAAAACCGCTATAAACCAGTACTTTATTGATGTGATGAAAATTTTTTTTCTATTCACATCTGTTCACTTTTATAATTATATCTTTTTTTTTACAAAACTACGAAGAAGATGAAAGTTTATTTGTGAGTTCGTCAATTTTCACTTTGAAATCTTCATCATTTTCTATGAGTTCCGTAATCTTTTTAATCGTATGTGAAATAGCCGTATGATCTTTCATACCAAAGTACTGAGCGAGCTGAGGCATCGTATTTTGTGTAAGTTCACGGCAAAGATAAATAGAGATTCTTCGTGCATACACAAGATTTTTAGCACGTCCTTTTGAACGAATCTCACTTGGTTTAATATTGAGATCTTTTGCCACTACATTAGTGATAGTATCTAAAGTTAGGTTTTGACGGTTTTCTTTGATTTGATCTTTTAAAACATTTTTAGTAAATTCAAGATCGATATCCACATGCATCAATTGTGAATAAGCATGAAGTTTTGAAAGGATACCTTCTATCTCACGAACGTTACTTTCAATAACAGTTGCTATGTAATTTACGATCTCGTTAGAGAGTTTAACTTTGTTGATTTCACATTTTTTCTTGATGATCGCAATTTTTGTCTCTAGCTCAGGCGGTTGAATATCGGCAACAAGTCCCCATTCAAAGCGGCTTTGAAGACGCGCTTCAAGACCTGCAATTTTTTTAGGATGCTTATCGGCCGTAAGGATGATCTGCTTGCCTGCACCTTTAAGTGCTTCAAATGTATGGAAGAATTCCTCTTGGATACCTTCTTTGTTAGAAAGAAATTGGATATCATCAATCAGGAGTACGTCACATTTTCTGTACTTCTCTTGAAATCTGTCCATTGTTTTGTTTTTCACATGGCGGATGAAATCATTTAAAAACTGCTCAACCGTAGCGTAGATAACAACTTTACCGCTGTTTTGAAAAACGTTACCTGCTGCTTGCATAAGGTGGGTTTTTCCAAGACCTACACCACCGTAGATAAATACGGGATTATAAACTTTTCCTGGATTTTCACTTACACTTTTGATCGCAGCATAGGCAAACTGGTTAGAACCTCCGACCATAAAGTTGTCAAATGAATAAGAGGGATTAAGAAGTGAACTGGTTTTATTGGCAATCTCTTTGGCAGCTTTTACTTTCTTTGTTGTCTGCGCAGATTTTAGCGTGATGCTGATAGTAACTTTGTTTCCCGTCTTGATTTCAAAAAGGTGTGCCAGTTTATCAGTATATTTGTTTTTGATCCAATTCACAACAAGTGCATTTTGTGCATAAAAAACGGCCAAGTCACTTGAAGATTTTTTCACATCATATTCAAGATGTTTGATATATCTGTTATATTCCAGTTCAGTTATCTCATTTTTGAGCTCTTCTAAAACCTCTTGACCTATATTCACATTTCACTCGCTTATTTCAATATTATATGTGAATATTATCTATTTGAACCATAAAATAGGGTTAAAATGATGTGAATAAATAAAAAATTTCGGGGTGATTATTAGGGTATAATTCACCTTATGAATAAAATTAATATACTCGGCATAGATCCCGGAACTAGAAACATGGGATATGCGATCATTTCTCTCGAAAATCATAAAATTTCTTTAGTTGAAGCGGGTCTTATTAAGATGAAAGCAGAAGATCTGCAGTTTCAAATACCCCAGATGGTAGAAGGGCTTGAACAATTGTTTGCCAAGTATACTATTGATGAAGTGGCAATGGAAGATATCTTTTATGCACACAATCCTTCTACTACCATTAAACTGGCACAGTTTCGTGGAGCAATTATGCTAAAACTACTGCAGGAGTTTGGACAGTTTAGTGAATACACAGCCTTACAGGTGAAAAAAGCGCTTACGGGTAAAGGAAAAGCATCTAAAGAGCAAGTTGCTTTTATGGTTAAACGTCTTTTAAACATCAAAAAAGAGATAAAGCCACTAGATATTTCAGATGCTATGGCAGTCGCTATTACACATTCGCAAAGAGTAAAATTTAAATAATTTAGTTATGATTGCATAATTATTTTGAGGAGATACAATGTCAAAATTTGAAAACGTAACAATTGTAAAAGAAGCAAACATTTATGATGGAGGAAAAGTATCAAGTAGAACAGTTGAGTTTGCTGACGGTACTAGAAAAACTCTTGGTGTTATGCTTCCAGGTGAATATACTTTCAATACTGCTGAGGCTGAAATTATGGAGATGATGAGCGGAGAGCTTGATATCAAACTTCCTGGTGAAGACTGGAAAACATTAAATACGCCGGAAACTTTTAATGTTCCTGCAAATTCATCTTTCGATCTAAAAATCAAAACAGTAACAGATTACTGCTGTTCTTACATTCAAGAATAGTTAGTCTGTATATTTAGATATCAGCTGCATTAAACTCTCTTTAGGGAGTGCACCTGATACTCTTTCAACTTCTCTTCCATTTTTAAATACTATCAATGTCGGAATACTTCTGATCCCAAATCTAGCACCTAAATTTTGTTCATCTTCTGTATTTACTTTTGCAAATACAGCTTTGAGTGGAAAATGCTCGGCAGCTGCTGTGAAATTTGGAGCCATCATTTTACAAGGTCCGCACCATGGTGCCCAATAATCTACAATGACAGGTAATTCACTATTAACGATAAGTTCATCGAAGTTAGAGTTAGTTAGTTCAACAGGTTTTGTATCGAGTAGAGAGTTTTTACATTTACCGCAGTTTGCTTTTTTATAACTCTCTTTTTTAGGAACGTTATTCACGCTAAAACAATGAGGACATACTACTTTCATAATACTCTCCTTAGTTTTTAAATGATTCTATACTTTCAGCCATACCGTAGTCTGGATATTTTTTAGGATCTAAGATAGCTTGAGCTAAATAGTTGTTATCGAGATTAATAACAATAGGGGCTAAAAAATTTATTATCGATTTTTCAAGAGGTTTTTGAATGATTAAGATGTTATATACACTTACAGTAGAGTTTTCATTTATCTCTAAAAGGGCTTTTACATCTGCAGGAAGGTCAAAGGCATATTCTCTAAGTAGATTTGGTCTAATAAGGGTAAATGATATATTTTCATCATTTACATCAACCATTGTTGAGAACAGTTCATCTATCTCTTTTATTTCTACGTTAGAAGTGTTTTCAAAACCGTACAAAGTACCTTTAATTTGATAAGCCATTGCTATCCTTTTAGAATTGTCCCTCTTGATATTTAAGGGTTTCAGAAATTATATATAAAGATGAGCTCTTTATAGCTGAAATATTATAACACGCCCCGATACCAAATGCAAACTTATTTTCATTAAAAAGGATGCTTATACCCTCTTCCATATCGATGAAGTTTAGTTGGTTATCTTCTACAAGGTTTGCAGCTTCTACACTGCTAAATAAAAACTCTACTGTAATCCAGTCGAATCCTCTAGCTTTGTCTTGTGTAGCTATAACAAGTTTGATCTCAAAAGGATTAACAACTTCAAGTTCACGAAGCTCTGCTCCTTTGAAGTTATCAAATCTATCTAAGAACTCTGCAAGAGCCGGTTGTGTTAGAGGTTTCATTTTATTGACAGCCTACACATTCCATAGATCTGTCTTCAACATCGTTTTTCACTTCAGGAGACTGGCTTCTTAAGTAGTAAGTTGATTTTAGACCTAACTTCCATGCTAACATATAGATTTCGTTAAGGTATTTACCGCTTGCTTTGTCAAGAGTGATAAAGATATTAAGAGATTGTCCTTGATCGATCCATTTTTGTCTGATCGCTGCTGCTTTTACCAGGATAGTTTGGTTGAGATCATAAGCAGGAGTATAGTATGTCCAAGTCTCAGGCGAAAGTTTTGGAACAACTACAGGGATAAGTCCACTTAAGTTTTCTTCAAACCATTTACGTTTAAATACAGGCTCGATTGCTTGAGTAGTACCTGTTAAGATTGAAATAGAGCTTGTAGGTGCAACAGCCATAAGGTAACCGTTTCTCATTCCCTGATTTTTAACTTTTGTACGTAATTCATCCCATTCGTAAGATGAAGCAAATAGTCCACCGCGATCAACTAAATTGATCACTTCCGCATTTGCATGATCTTGAGGGAATACACCTTTAGACCATTTACTTCCTTCAAATTCCGGATAGCTTCCTTTTTCAGCCGCAAGATCAGAAGAAGCAGAGATAGCGTTATAACAAACAGCTTCCATAACTTCATCTACTTTATCAAAGTGTTGTTGACTTCCCCACTCTATTCCGGCTTCTGCTAACATTTGTGCTTCACCCATAACACCAAGACCGATTGAACGGCTTCTCATGTTAGTGCGTTTTACTTTTTCAACAGGGTAGAAGTTAAGATCAATAACGTTATCAAGTGCACGGATGGCAGTAGGTACGATTCTGTCAATATCCTCTTTCGTATTGATGCGTGATAAGTTGATAGATGCTAAGTTACAAACAGCAGTTGCACCGTTTACTTTCTCTTTTTCAACAACAAAGATCTCTCTGCCGCCTAAAGTATCAAGAGCAGTTACTTTTTTTGCAGGCTTTTCTATACCGCTATCAACTTTAATAATCTCTTC
This window of the Sulfurimonas sp. C5 genome carries:
- a CDS encoding DUF3943 domain-containing protein; this encodes MAKFFLPLFLLSYIFLYGSENVNLNPDNINKKIKLYNKNLLLKPTYTFLEQKTDYSPKNININKQLTQPQRRLAESTFYTQILMIGSVGVIYLLPESVSKWDKSELRKKSLGQRWENNIKKGPVWDKDSFVVNYVGHSFTGAWYYMAARDYGISKEGSFLYSAFLSTFMWEYGYESVAEIPSWQDLISTPILGLFFGEYFYSLEKKIDKNEGRVLNSKVLGNISYFLLNPIGSISNSLSDTFDLHVTVKFETYQPMHSIKQQEIYIYQARPIIAKEQDFGIVLNIEF
- the dnaN gene encoding DNA polymerase III subunit beta, translating into MKITISKSILENILIHAGPFLEKKDTSQITSHVFLNASNNQLTLKATDYEIGFLVTINDINIEQEGSITSNGKKFLDIVRILKDGNINLEVRNGMLHIEQGSSKFKLPTFSHEDFPEFPTYENKSRISIESHTLIESLKKITPAIDTNNPKFELNGALIDIQNDSINFASTDTRRLAVVNITNSSDNQLSIIIPKKAIVEIQKLFFDNIELYYDQTNLIIHSNQYTFFTKLINGKFPEYSRIIPKETKYNLVLPKANMIDSIKQITTISTDVKITFSSNGITFESLSDDNIEAKTEISISTGFSEPFSIAINSRYLLDFLNSINSSEFTMKLNEGNLPFILSDENFITVVMPIVI
- the dnaA gene encoding chromosomal replication initiator protein DnaA, which encodes MNIGQEVLEELKNEITELEYNRYIKHLEYDVKKSSSDLAVFYAQNALVVNWIKNKYTDKLAHLFEIKTGNKVTISITLKSAQTTKKVKAAKEIANKTSSLLNPSYSFDNFMVGGSNQFAYAAIKSVSENPGKVYNPVFIYGGVGLGKTHLMQAAGNVFQNSGKVVIYATVEQFLNDFIRHVKNKTMDRFQEKYRKCDVLLIDDIQFLSNKEGIQEEFFHTFEALKGAGKQIILTADKHPKKIAGLEARLQSRFEWGLVADIQPPELETKIAIIKKKCEINKVKLSNEIVNYIATVIESNVREIEGILSKLHAYSQLMHVDIDLEFTKNVLKDQIKENRQNLTLDTITNVVAKDLNIKPSEIRSKGRAKNLVYARRISIYLCRELTQNTMPQLAQYFGMKDHTAISHTIKKITELIENDEDFKVKIDELTNKLSSSS
- the ruvC gene encoding crossover junction endodeoxyribonuclease RuvC; protein product: MNILGIDPGTRNMGYAIISLENHKISLVEAGLIKMKAEDLQFQIPQMVEGLEQLFAKYTIDEVAMEDIFYAHNPSTTIKLAQFRGAIMLKLLQEFGQFSEYTALQVKKALTGKGKASKEQVAFMVKRLLNIKKEIKPLDISDAMAVAITHSQRVKFK
- a CDS encoding pyrimidine/purine nucleoside phosphorylase; this translates as MSKFENVTIVKEANIYDGGKVSSRTVEFADGTRKTLGVMLPGEYTFNTAEAEIMEMMSGELDIKLPGEDWKTLNTPETFNVPANSSFDLKIKTVTDYCCSYIQE
- the trxC gene encoding thioredoxin TrxC: MKVVCPHCFSVNNVPKKESYKKANCGKCKNSLLDTKPVELTNSNFDELIVNSELPVIVDYWAPWCGPCKMMAPNFTAAAEHFPLKAVFAKVNTEDEQNLGARFGIRSIPTLIVFKNGREVERVSGALPKESLMQLISKYTD
- the fliW gene encoding flagellar assembly protein FliW; protein product: MAYQIKGTLYGFENTSNVEIKEIDELFSTMVDVNDENISFTLIRPNLLREYAFDLPADVKALLEINENSTVSVYNILIIQKPLEKSIINFLAPIVINLDNNYLAQAILDPKKYPDYGMAESIESFKN